In one window of Thermus aquaticus DNA:
- a CDS encoding SixA phosphatase family protein translates to MELFLVRHGVAEPLPEGAGEEADDARALTPKGVRRFRKVVKGLSALGVELDLILTSPKRRALETAELLSDLLSGETRVTPHLAEPPGEALLAEIPQEGRVALVGHEPYLSALLGWLLFGDLLGGSVREALEGRFVLKKGGVAWLEGTPRPGGMALKALLPPKVFRI, encoded by the coding sequence ATGGAACTCTTCCTGGTGCGCCACGGCGTGGCCGAGCCCCTGCCCGAGGGGGCGGGGGAGGAGGCGGACGATGCCCGGGCCCTGACGCCCAAGGGGGTCCGCCGCTTCCGCAAGGTGGTCAAGGGGCTTTCCGCCTTGGGGGTGGAGCTGGACCTGATCCTGACAAGCCCCAAGCGCCGGGCCCTGGAGACGGCGGAGCTCCTCTCCGACCTCCTCTCGGGGGAGACCCGGGTCACGCCCCATCTGGCCGAGCCCCCGGGGGAGGCCCTTCTGGCGGAGATCCCCCAGGAAGGCCGGGTGGCCCTGGTGGGGCACGAGCCCTACCTTTCGGCGCTTTTGGGCTGGCTCCTCTTCGGGGACCTTCTGGGGGGGTCGGTGCGGGAGGCCCTCGAGGGCCGCTTCGTCCTCAAGAAGGGCGGGGTGGCCTGGCTGGAGGGGACGCCGCGCCCCGGGGGCATGGCCCTAAAGGCCCTCCTTCCCCCGAAAGTCTTCCGCATATGA
- a CDS encoding 3-hydroxybutyrate dehydrogenase, whose product MGILSGKAVLVTGAGSGIGLAMARAFAREGARVLVHDVKDARWLAEELGGVFLQADLADPQAVEALGKEAAALGVDILVNNAGFQHIDPVEAFPLETWQAMVQVMLTAPFQLIKALIPGMKARGWGRIINVASVHGLVASPYKSAYISAKHGLVGLTRTVALEAGPYGVTVNAIAPAYVRTPLVEGQIQDQARTLGISPEEVAEKVFLAQAAIRRLIEPEEVAELALFLASEKASAITGAVLPIDLGWTAR is encoded by the coding sequence ATGGGAATACTTTCGGGAAAGGCGGTTTTGGTCACGGGGGCGGGGAGCGGCATCGGCCTGGCCATGGCCCGGGCCTTCGCCCGGGAGGGGGCGAGGGTTCTGGTCCACGACGTGAAGGACGCCCGCTGGCTGGCCGAGGAGCTGGGCGGGGTCTTCCTCCAGGCGGACCTCGCCGATCCGCAGGCGGTGGAGGCTTTGGGGAAGGAGGCGGCGGCGCTGGGGGTGGACATCCTGGTCAACAACGCCGGCTTCCAGCACATAGACCCGGTGGAGGCCTTCCCCCTAGAGACCTGGCAGGCCATGGTCCAGGTGATGCTCACCGCCCCCTTCCAGCTCATCAAGGCCCTGATCCCCGGCATGAAGGCCAGGGGATGGGGGCGGATCATCAACGTGGCCAGCGTCCACGGCCTGGTGGCGAGCCCCTATAAAAGCGCCTACATCTCGGCCAAGCACGGCCTCGTGGGCCTCACCCGGACCGTGGCCCTCGAGGCCGGCCCCTACGGGGTCACGGTGAACGCCATCGCCCCGGCCTACGTGCGCACCCCCCTGGTGGAGGGCCAGATCCAGGACCAGGCCCGCACCCTGGGGATCTCCCCTGAGGAGGTGGCGGAGAAGGTCTTCCTGGCCCAGGCGGCCATCCGGCGCCTCATTGAGCCCGAGGAGGTGGCGGAGCTGGCCCTCTTCCTGGCCTCGGAGAAGGCCTCGGCCATCACCGGGGCGGTCTTGCCCATAGACCTGGGTTGGACGGCCCGGTAG
- a CDS encoding ABC transporter ATP-binding protein — protein sequence MRLRVEALEAGYGKAQVLFGVDLEVVENELVALLGANGAGKTTLLRAISGLVRPWSGRVLLEGQDLGGLSPAKRARMGLGHVPEGRQLFPLMTVEENLRLGAVFLAPGREREGYERVYGLFPRLAERRRQLAGTLSGGEQQMLAIGRALMGFPKILLVDEPSLGLSPRLAEEVLLALKAVAGEGVGVLLVEQNVALTLDVAERGYVLEHGKVVLEGPASALAQDPRVREAYLSL from the coding sequence ATGAGGCTTAGGGTGGAGGCCCTCGAGGCGGGCTACGGCAAGGCCCAGGTCCTCTTCGGCGTGGACCTGGAGGTGGTGGAGAACGAGCTTGTGGCCCTCCTAGGGGCCAACGGGGCGGGGAAGACCACGCTTCTTCGGGCCATATCGGGTCTGGTGAGGCCCTGGTCGGGCCGGGTCCTCTTGGAGGGGCAGGACCTCGGAGGGCTTTCCCCCGCCAAAAGGGCCCGGATGGGCCTAGGGCACGTGCCCGAGGGGCGGCAGCTTTTCCCCCTTATGACCGTGGAGGAGAACCTGAGGCTGGGGGCGGTCTTTCTGGCCCCGGGGCGGGAGCGGGAGGGCTACGAGCGGGTCTACGGCCTCTTTCCCCGCCTGGCCGAGAGGCGGCGGCAGCTGGCGGGGACGCTTTCCGGTGGGGAGCAGCAGATGCTGGCCATCGGCCGGGCCCTTATGGGCTTTCCCAAGATCCTGCTGGTGGACGAGCCTTCCCTGGGCCTTTCCCCGAGGCTCGCTGAGGAGGTCCTTCTGGCCCTCAAGGCCGTGGCGGGGGAAGGCGTGGGGGTGCTCTTGGTGGAGCAGAACGTGGCCCTCACCCTGGATGTGGCCGAGAGGGGCTACGTCCTGGAGCACGGGAAGGTGGTGCTGGAAGGCCCCGCTTCGGCGCTGGCCCAAGACCCCCGGGTGCGGGAGGCGTACCTGAGCCTGTAG
- a CDS encoding ABC transporter ATP-binding protein has translation MAKVLEVQGVSKRFLGLKALQGVTLHLEEGEILAVIGPNGAGKSTLLNVISGLLRPDAGRVLFLGRDVTPLPPEARTHLGLGRAFQIPTPLPELTVRENLLVGALFGRPGRSRKEAEARVEAVLELTGLAAKAEAPAGELTLLEDKRLELARALATGPKVLLLDEVMAGLRPKEAQEAVDLVRRIRDAGVSVLFIEHLMPVVRALADRVVVLDYGEVIAEGPYEQVAREERVREAYLGRRA, from the coding sequence GTGGCTAAGGTCTTAGAGGTCCAAGGGGTGTCCAAGCGTTTTCTCGGGCTGAAGGCCCTGCAGGGGGTCACGCTCCACCTGGAGGAGGGGGAGATCCTGGCGGTCATCGGCCCCAACGGGGCGGGGAAGAGCACCCTGCTCAACGTGATCTCCGGCCTTCTTCGGCCCGATGCGGGGCGGGTCCTCTTCCTGGGCCGGGACGTGACCCCCCTCCCCCCCGAGGCCCGCACCCATTTGGGCCTGGGCCGGGCCTTCCAGATCCCAACCCCCCTGCCCGAGCTCACCGTGCGGGAGAACCTGCTGGTGGGGGCGCTTTTTGGCAGGCCGGGTCGAAGCCGGAAGGAGGCGGAGGCCAGGGTGGAGGCGGTTTTGGAGCTCACCGGCCTGGCCGCCAAGGCCGAGGCTCCGGCGGGGGAGCTCACCCTATTGGAGGACAAGCGCCTGGAGCTGGCCCGGGCCCTGGCCACCGGCCCCAAGGTCCTCCTCCTGGACGAGGTCATGGCGGGCCTCCGCCCCAAGGAGGCCCAGGAGGCGGTGGACCTGGTGCGGCGGATCCGCGACGCCGGGGTCAGCGTTCTCTTCATTGAGCACCTGATGCCGGTGGTGCGGGCCTTGGCGGACCGGGTGGTGGTCTTGGACTACGGGGAGGTCATCGCCGAGGGGCCTTACGAGCAGGTGGCCCGGGAGGAGAGGGTGCGGGAGGCCTACCTGGGGAGGCGGGCATGA
- a CDS encoding branched-chain amino acid ABC transporter permease encodes MRGVVLFLLVFVLLPFLPLGVWRAYLLDAGVFLLLYTALALSWDLVARTGQLSLAHGAFFGLGAYGVGLLVPHVGTLPALALGSLLAGFFALLLGSVTLRLHGLYFAIASLAFSEVLRTLALKLPFTGGPIGLPVPPAFGGAPLAPYYLAFAVLAVAVGLSLWAEHSPFRLAQAACRQSEPVARVLGVRVVRVKLLSLLLGSLVAGLAGGVYAMKALFINPYEAFSLGRAVEALVIPIFGGLYTTLGPLLGGVVLVGLEQVLRLWIQEGYLVVYGAILILAILFLPRGLLGLWRRRRG; translated from the coding sequence ATGAGGGGGGTGGTCCTCTTCCTCCTGGTCTTCGTCCTCCTGCCCTTCCTGCCCCTCGGGGTCTGGCGGGCCTACCTGCTGGACGCGGGGGTCTTCCTGCTCCTTTACACCGCTTTGGCCCTCTCCTGGGACCTGGTGGCCCGCACCGGCCAGCTCTCCCTGGCCCATGGCGCCTTCTTTGGGCTTGGGGCCTATGGGGTGGGGCTCCTCGTGCCCCACGTGGGGACCCTCCCCGCTCTGGCCTTGGGGAGCCTGCTTGCGGGGTTTTTCGCCCTCCTCCTGGGTTCGGTAACCTTGAGGCTCCACGGCCTCTACTTCGCCATCGCCAGCCTGGCCTTCAGCGAGGTGCTGAGGACCCTGGCCCTGAAGCTCCCCTTCACCGGCGGGCCCATCGGCCTTCCCGTTCCCCCGGCCTTCGGCGGTGCGCCTTTGGCGCCCTACTACCTGGCCTTCGCGGTTCTGGCCGTGGCCGTAGGTCTCAGCCTCTGGGCGGAGCACAGCCCCTTCCGCCTGGCCCAGGCGGCCTGCCGGCAGTCCGAGCCCGTGGCCCGGGTTTTGGGGGTGCGGGTGGTGCGGGTGAAGCTCCTTTCCCTCCTCCTGGGAAGCCTGGTAGCGGGCCTGGCGGGCGGGGTCTACGCCATGAAGGCCCTCTTCATCAACCCCTACGAGGCCTTCAGCCTGGGGCGGGCCGTGGAGGCCTTGGTCATCCCCATCTTCGGCGGGCTCTACACCACCCTGGGCCCCCTTCTTGGGGGCGTGGTCCTGGTGGGGCTGGAGCAGGTCTTGAGGCTTTGGATCCAGGAGGGGTACCTGGTGGTCTACGGGGCCATCCTCATCCTGGCCATCCTGTTTCTGCCCCGGGGGCTTCTGGGGCTCTGGAGGAGGCGGCGTGGCTAA
- a CDS encoding branched-chain amino acid ABC transporter permease, whose product MELLLQTLLNGLLIAGVYALVATGLALSLGVVGIVNFAHGEFLMVGAFLSYLLYAARGVDPLLALGLAFLAAFLVGALTYWGLIRPVLKAPELNQMLLTFGLSILLQNLALLLFGADTRVVAPPYQAATLALGPFFLGAVPLGAFLLSLALLLLLQAFLTRTPLGLAMRAVAQNRLAPGLLGIEAERVYLLAFGLAAALAGVAGVMLSVMLYASPTVGFLFTLKSFAIVALAGLGNLRGVMPAALVLALAEALVSTYVPGGGGLVEAVFFLVLFLALVGRAWRWG is encoded by the coding sequence ATGGAGCTCCTTCTCCAGACCCTCCTGAACGGCCTCCTCATAGCTGGGGTTTATGCCCTGGTGGCCACCGGGCTTGCCCTCTCCCTGGGGGTGGTGGGCATCGTCAACTTCGCCCACGGAGAGTTCCTCATGGTGGGGGCCTTCCTCTCCTACCTGCTCTACGCCGCCCGGGGCGTGGACCCCCTCCTCGCCCTGGGCCTGGCCTTCCTGGCCGCCTTCCTGGTGGGGGCCCTCACCTACTGGGGCCTCATCCGCCCCGTCCTCAAGGCCCCGGAGCTCAACCAGATGCTCCTCACCTTCGGGCTTTCCATCCTCCTGCAGAACCTGGCCCTCCTCCTCTTCGGGGCCGACACCCGGGTGGTGGCCCCGCCCTACCAGGCGGCGACCCTGGCCCTGGGGCCTTTCTTCCTGGGGGCGGTGCCCCTGGGGGCCTTCCTTCTCTCTTTGGCCTTGCTCCTTCTACTCCAGGCCTTCCTCACCCGGACCCCCTTGGGCCTGGCCATGCGGGCGGTGGCCCAGAACCGCCTGGCCCCCGGGCTTTTGGGCATTGAGGCGGAGAGGGTCTATCTTTTGGCCTTTGGCCTGGCGGCGGCCTTGGCCGGGGTGGCGGGGGTGATGCTCTCGGTGATGCTCTACGCCAGCCCTACCGTGGGCTTTCTCTTCACCCTCAAGTCCTTCGCCATCGTGGCCCTGGCGGGGCTCGGCAACCTGAGGGGGGTCATGCCCGCCGCCTTGGTCCTGGCCCTGGCCGAGGCCCTGGTGAGCACCTACGTGCCGGGGGGTGGGGGTCTGGTGGAAGCGGTCTTTTTCCTGGTCCTCTTCCTGGCCCTGGTGGGCCGGGCCTGGAGGTGGGGATGA
- a CDS encoding ABC transporter substrate-binding protein: MVGLVGMAWAQTQVKVGVILPLSGVSAVSGKAALNGIQLAADEVNAAGKVRLELVVVDDGTDPAKAVPAFTKLMTVDRVDIVIGGLASSVAFALSGPVKQYGPLFLCIGAASSVVEQAFEGYPLFFHYHPWDYHNVTAALQFFQYLNQAHGAKKVAILYEDGPFGSAGIGVYRQQLERLGYQVQAEPYKAGSGQFTPILTRFRAFAPDILYWIGYDVDALPIATQTRQVGLRPKLIYGAPPSWPIGFEKNPLSQDVAGMTAWLPTVPNAESRRFVQAYRNKYGEVTEEYMAPMGYTIVKSLALAAERAGSADKNRIAEALSALKMNTPFGPLSFKPSDTGKTRYQGFGPEIWFQFQYIQGTRRPVFPKDKASVPLRYPGEYYLR, from the coding sequence ATGGTCGGTTTGGTGGGTATGGCCTGGGCTCAGACCCAGGTCAAGGTGGGGGTCATCCTGCCCCTCTCGGGGGTCTCCGCCGTTTCGGGCAAGGCGGCCCTGAACGGCATCCAGCTGGCGGCGGACGAGGTGAACGCCGCCGGCAAGGTACGCCTGGAGCTGGTGGTGGTGGACGACGGCACCGACCCCGCCAAGGCGGTGCCCGCCTTCACCAAGCTCATGACCGTGGACCGGGTGGACATCGTCATCGGGGGGCTGGCCAGTAGCGTGGCTTTCGCCCTCTCGGGCCCGGTGAAGCAGTACGGCCCCCTCTTCCTCTGCATCGGGGCCGCCTCCTCCGTGGTGGAGCAGGCCTTTGAGGGCTACCCCCTCTTCTTCCACTACCACCCGTGGGACTACCACAACGTGACCGCCGCCCTCCAGTTCTTCCAGTACCTCAACCAGGCGCACGGCGCCAAGAAGGTGGCCATCCTTTACGAGGACGGGCCCTTCGGCTCGGCGGGGATCGGGGTCTACAGGCAGCAGCTGGAGCGCCTGGGCTACCAGGTCCAGGCGGAGCCCTACAAGGCGGGCAGCGGCCAGTTCACCCCCATCCTCACCCGCTTCCGGGCCTTCGCCCCCGATATCCTTTACTGGATTGGATACGATGTAGACGCCCTGCCCATCGCCACCCAGACCCGGCAGGTGGGGCTCAGGCCCAAGCTCATCTACGGGGCTCCGCCCTCCTGGCCCATCGGCTTTGAGAAAAACCCCCTCTCCCAGGACGTGGCGGGGATGACCGCTTGGCTCCCCACGGTGCCCAACGCCGAGTCCCGCCGCTTCGTCCAGGCCTACCGCAACAAGTACGGGGAGGTGACGGAGGAGTACATGGCCCCCATGGGCTACACCATTGTGAAGAGCCTGGCCCTGGCCGCCGAGCGGGCGGGGAGCGCCGACAAGAACCGGATCGCCGAGGCCTTGAGCGCCCTCAAGATGAACACGCCCTTTGGCCCCCTGAGCTTCAAGCCCTCGGACACCGGCAAGACCCGGTACCAGGGCTTCGGGCCGGAGATCTGGTTCCAGTTCCAGTACATCCAGGGAACCCGCCGTCCGGTCTTCCCCAAGGACAAGGCCAGTGTGCCCCTCCGTTACCCTGGGGAGTACTACCTGCGCTAG
- a CDS encoding extracellular catalytic domain type 1 short-chain-length polyhydroxyalkanoate depolymerase, with translation MSWAWVAAVLALGVLAGCGQSPAPSAPAEVRPAGSGQVTVGTYTHPWGTRGYRLYRPAAGQLPLLVMLHGCTQTAADFALGTRMDRVADALGFAVLYPEQSFLANASRCWNWFYSLNQGRSGEAALLADMARDLARSFGLDGSRIGVAGLSAGGAMAVILAAAYPERFAFLGVVAGLEYKAAETPYGAFLAMQQGGPDPQAQGAKVCQAWGRAYRIPLAVFHGDADTTVNPVNGQQVYLHWLYAHRYCGIISGWTESRSTVSMGGRNVSLRTARDGQWTLAEFYLIQGMNHRWPGGDPSGSYTDPSGPDASGIIASRWLASR, from the coding sequence ATGAGCTGGGCTTGGGTGGCAGCGGTTTTGGCGCTTGGGGTCCTTGCGGGGTGCGGGCAGAGCCCCGCTCCTTCTGCCCCGGCCGAGGTGAGGCCTGCGGGCTCGGGCCAGGTGACGGTGGGGACGTACACCCATCCCTGGGGCACCCGCGGCTACCGCCTCTACCGTCCGGCGGCCGGACAGCTTCCCCTTCTGGTCATGCTCCACGGGTGCACCCAGACCGCCGCTGATTTCGCCTTAGGCACCCGGATGGACCGAGTGGCCGACGCCCTGGGCTTTGCCGTCCTCTACCCGGAGCAGTCGTTCCTGGCCAACGCCAGCCGGTGCTGGAACTGGTTTTACTCCCTCAACCAGGGCCGGAGCGGGGAGGCCGCCCTTCTTGCGGACATGGCCCGGGATCTGGCCCGGAGCTTCGGTTTGGACGGGTCGCGGATAGGGGTGGCGGGGCTTTCCGCCGGAGGGGCCATGGCAGTGATCCTGGCTGCGGCCTATCCCGAGCGTTTCGCCTTTTTGGGCGTGGTGGCGGGCTTGGAATACAAGGCGGCGGAGACCCCCTACGGGGCGTTCCTGGCCATGCAACAGGGGGGGCCGGACCCGCAGGCCCAGGGGGCCAAGGTCTGCCAGGCCTGGGGGCGGGCCTACCGCATCCCTCTCGCCGTCTTCCACGGGGACGCGGACACCACCGTGAACCCGGTGAATGGGCAGCAGGTCTACCTGCACTGGCTTTACGCCCACCGCTACTGCGGGATCATTTCGGGATGGACAGAGAGCAGGAGCACCGTCAGCATGGGCGGGCGCAACGTGAGCCTGAGAACGGCTCGGGACGGCCAGTGGACGCTGGCCGAGTTCTACCTGATCCAGGGCATGAACCACCGCTGGCCCGGGGGCGACCCCAGCGGAAGCTACACCGACCCCTCGGGGCCGGACGCGAGCGGGATCATCGCAAGCCGCTGGCTTGCGAGCCGATAA
- a CDS encoding MaoC family dehydratase, which translates to MRFRVGDRASYTQTISEAHVALFVGAVGDTNPLHVDEAYAKRSRFGGRIAQGILVAGLISTVIGTRLPGVGAIYLGQTLRFLKPVRLGDTITATAVLKAVREREKGGYVLTLDTFCENQRGERVIEGEAEVLWEG; encoded by the coding sequence ATGAGGTTTCGGGTAGGGGACCGGGCCAGCTACACCCAGACCATCTCCGAGGCCCACGTGGCCCTCTTCGTGGGGGCGGTGGGGGACACCAACCCCCTCCACGTGGACGAGGCCTACGCCAAAAGGAGCCGCTTCGGCGGGCGCATCGCCCAGGGCATTCTGGTGGCGGGCCTCATCTCCACGGTCATCGGGACCAGGCTCCCCGGGGTGGGGGCCATCTACCTGGGCCAGACCCTGCGCTTCCTGAAACCCGTTCGCCTCGGGGACACCATCACCGCCACCGCCGTCCTCAAGGCGGTGCGGGAGCGGGAGAAGGGAGGGTATGTGCTCACGCTGGACACCTTCTGTGAGAACCAGAGGGGGGAGCGGGTGATCGAAGGCGAGGCGGAGGTCCTATGGGAAGGATGA
- a CDS encoding alpha/beta fold hydrolase, protein MLSYLEAGQGTPVVLVHGNFACKAWWRGLLQDPPDGARLLAPDLPGFGETPAPEGFVPSIPAYAEALRGFLREMGVEEAVLVGHSLGGAVVMEAATEKTRGLVLLNSAPPSGLETPEAYYPILESYRYNREALAQALAAMAPTHRPPWFPELVDCAQRMHPAHYQGNARALAAWRASRAYPGPVLVLYGTLDPIVTRAMAEETKAFFPKGRLMVLEGVGHSLNLEDPARLKAILEDFLKEVAP, encoded by the coding sequence ATGCTTAGCTATCTGGAGGCTGGACAGGGAACACCCGTGGTTCTGGTTCACGGCAACTTCGCCTGCAAGGCGTGGTGGCGAGGCCTTTTGCAGGACCCCCCGGACGGGGCCCGGCTCCTGGCCCCTGACCTCCCCGGCTTCGGGGAGACCCCGGCCCCCGAGGGCTTCGTCCCCTCCATCCCCGCCTACGCCGAGGCCCTCCGGGGCTTTCTCCGGGAGATGGGGGTGGAGGAGGCGGTCCTGGTGGGCCACTCCCTGGGCGGGGCGGTGGTGATGGAGGCGGCCACGGAGAAGACCCGGGGGCTTGTCCTCCTAAACTCCGCCCCGCCCTCGGGCCTTGAGACCCCCGAGGCCTACTACCCCATCCTGGAGTCCTACCGGTATAACCGCGAGGCCCTGGCCCAGGCCCTTGCGGCCATGGCCCCCACCCACCGCCCCCCATGGTTCCCGGAGCTGGTGGACTGCGCCCAGAGGATGCACCCCGCCCACTATCAGGGGAACGCTCGGGCCCTTGCCGCCTGGCGGGCCTCCCGCGCCTACCCTGGCCCGGTGCTGGTCCTCTACGGAACCCTGGACCCCATCGTGACCAGGGCCATGGCCGAGGAGACAAAGGCCTTCTTCCCCAAGGGCAGGCTCATGGTGCTGGAGGGGGTGGGCCACTCCCTGAACCTCGAGGACCCGGCGCGGCTCAAGGCCATCCTGGAGGACTTTTTGAAGGAGGTGGCCCCATGA
- a CDS encoding alpha/beta fold hydrolase produces MVRLRYEVVGEGPKVVLLNGIFQRLESWDPVLPHLKGFALLRYDMRGQGESEAPEGPYTPRLHAEDLLGLLDRLGWEEAALVGLSNGGIVAMALALLAPERVRGLALACTTPYLDPALRVKVESWLHALRAGGTPLRLRVALPWVFGARFLNTHPELLAEEGLKALAAQAPGEAAQERLLQGFLTLEDLRPHLKALTLPALVLYGEEDLLFPKAYAQALAESLGARLAALPTGHAAPLEDPQAFAREVRTFLEEVYA; encoded by the coding sequence ATGGTGAGGCTTAGGTACGAGGTGGTGGGCGAGGGGCCCAAGGTGGTCCTCCTCAACGGCATCTTCCAGCGCCTGGAGAGCTGGGACCCGGTCCTTCCCCACCTTAAGGGCTTCGCCCTTCTCCGCTACGATATGCGGGGCCAGGGAGAAAGCGAGGCCCCGGAGGGGCCCTACACCCCGAGGCTCCACGCCGAGGACCTCCTCGGCCTCCTGGACCGCCTGGGGTGGGAGGAGGCCGCCCTGGTGGGGCTTTCCAACGGGGGTATCGTGGCCATGGCCCTGGCCCTTCTCGCCCCGGAAAGGGTCAGGGGCCTGGCCCTCGCCTGCACCACCCCCTACCTGGACCCGGCCCTCCGGGTCAAGGTGGAAAGCTGGCTCCATGCCCTCAGGGCGGGGGGAACTCCCCTCCGCCTCCGGGTGGCCCTGCCCTGGGTCTTCGGGGCCCGGTTCCTCAATACCCACCCCGAGCTCCTCGCGGAGGAGGGCCTTAAGGCCCTGGCCGCCCAGGCCCCGGGAGAGGCGGCCCAGGAGCGGCTCCTTCAGGGCTTCCTCACCCTGGAGGACCTGAGGCCGCATCTGAAGGCCCTCACCCTCCCCGCCCTCGTCCTCTACGGGGAGGAGGACCTCCTCTTCCCCAAGGCCTACGCCCAGGCCCTGGCGGAGAGCCTTGGGGCCAGGCTTGCCGCCCTGCCCACCGGGCACGCTGCCCCCCTCGAGGACCCCCAGGCCTTCGCCCGGGAAGTCCGGACTTTCTTGGAGGAGGTATATGCTTAG
- a CDS encoding class I adenylate-forming enzyme family protein, with amino-acid sequence MLEPNRMAWLASQHPERRALFFREHWYTYGELYQRARRAAGALRALGVGPGDRVGLLSHNHLAYLDLLFAGPLLGHILTPFNHRLSLPELQALHAYTEPRVLFYGEGFGEVALALDPKALPLEALEEGEEAPEALSVGLEDPALLLFTGGTTGLPKGALIPYRQLLLNALETAAAWGLSREDRYILATPMFHAALNALATPLLFLGGQVVLMERFRAEEYLELTRCFRPTILFLVPTMFQMLTEAEGWEGLDLGFVRFAISGGAPCPAPVREAFRRKGVRFKQGYGLTECGVNCFAFELAEAEAYPESVGRPMPHLRARLVREDGKEAGIGEAGELWLSGGVVMKGYFRRPEENEKVFAWDGERLWLKTGDLAYRDEGGRFYIVGRRKEMFISGGENVYPVEVERVLYDHPAVKEAAVVGVPDPRWGEGGAAFVALKPGETLEAEALRAFLRQRLAGYKVPKHVVFLEELPKTGPGKVNKEALKRLWEEAHGEA; translated from the coding sequence ATGCTTGAGCCCAACCGCATGGCCTGGCTGGCATCCCAGCACCCGGAGCGAAGGGCCCTCTTCTTCCGGGAGCACTGGTACACCTACGGGGAGCTCTACCAGAGGGCCAGGCGGGCGGCGGGAGCTCTCAGGGCCCTGGGCGTGGGCCCGGGGGACCGGGTGGGCCTTCTCTCCCACAACCACCTGGCCTACCTAGACCTCCTCTTTGCCGGGCCTCTTCTGGGCCACATCCTCACCCCCTTCAACCACCGCTTAAGCCTCCCCGAGCTCCAGGCCCTCCACGCCTACACGGAGCCCAGGGTCCTCTTCTACGGAGAGGGGTTTGGCGAGGTGGCCCTGGCCCTGGACCCCAAGGCCCTCCCCCTCGAGGCCCTGGAGGAGGGAGAAGAGGCTCCGGAAGCCCTTTCCGTGGGCCTGGAAGACCCCGCCCTCCTCCTCTTCACCGGGGGGACCACCGGCCTGCCCAAAGGGGCCCTCATCCCTTACCGCCAGCTTCTGCTGAACGCCCTGGAGACCGCGGCGGCCTGGGGCCTTTCCCGGGAGGACCGCTACATCCTGGCCACCCCCATGTTCCACGCCGCCCTCAACGCCCTGGCCACCCCCCTTCTCTTCCTGGGGGGGCAGGTGGTGCTCATGGAGCGCTTCCGGGCTGAGGAGTACCTGGAGCTTACCCGCTGCTTCCGGCCCACCATCCTCTTCCTGGTGCCCACCATGTTCCAGATGCTCACGGAGGCCGAGGGCTGGGAGGGGTTGGACCTCGGCTTCGTCCGCTTCGCCATCTCCGGCGGGGCCCCCTGCCCGGCCCCGGTGCGGGAGGCCTTCCGCAGGAAGGGGGTGCGCTTCAAGCAGGGCTACGGCCTCACGGAGTGCGGGGTGAACTGCTTCGCCTTTGAGCTGGCGGAGGCCGAGGCCTACCCCGAGAGCGTGGGCCGCCCCATGCCCCACCTGAGGGCGCGCCTGGTGCGGGAGGACGGGAAGGAGGCGGGGATAGGGGAGGCGGGGGAGCTCTGGCTTTCCGGGGGTGTGGTCATGAAGGGCTACTTCCGCCGCCCGGAGGAGAACGAGAAGGTCTTCGCCTGGGACGGGGAGCGGCTTTGGCTCAAGACCGGGGACCTGGCCTACCGGGACGAGGGGGGGCGCTTTTACATCGTGGGCCGCAGGAAGGAGATGTTCATCTCCGGCGGGGAGAACGTCTACCCGGTGGAGGTGGAAAGGGTCCTCTACGACCACCCGGCGGTGAAGGAGGCGGCGGTGGTGGGGGTCCCCGACCCCAGATGGGGGGAGGGGGGGGCGGCCTTCGTGGCCTTAAAGCCCGGGGAGACCCTCGAGGCCGAGGCCCTGAGGGCCTTTCTCCGCCAGCGCCTTGCCGGGTACAAGGTGCCCAAGCACGTGGTCTTCCTGGAGGAGCTTCCCAAGACCGGGCCGGGCAAGGTCAACAAGGAGGCCTTGAAGAGGCTTTGGGAGGAGGCCCATGGTGAGGCTTAG